tcttcttttgtgttctacagaagaaagaaactccaacttgtttggaacaaatgaagtatgaataaatgatgacagaattttcatttttgggtgaactgttcctttaagaccTTAAAAATACGTGCCTGTGAACAAATATTTACATTGTTAATACACAACTACAGAGGAAATCTTTAATCCGCTGAATGATAAATCCAAGCCTGACCCTTGAAAGAGTCCCTGTTCTTCAAACAAGCCAACCGTGGCCCTTTCGAACCACAAAACATCTGCAGCCAACATCTGCAAAGTCTTAATTCTTCAGCCACAGAGATTAAGACCTGTGCCAGAGTTTTAGGATCTGCAGTTATGGAAATGACTGTAGCTTAAAATGAGTTACAAAACGCTGACCTTGAAGAAAAAACAGTGGCGGAGCTCATTTAGATTTGTCCTAAAGTATCTATatcgccaacacggggagaacatccaaactccacacagaaatgcctactgacccagctggggcttgatccagcaaccttcttgctttgaggccacagtgctaaccactgagccatcgtgaaaaaagttacaaattataAATTCCCATTTTCTCTGAATTTATAATgtgtaataattttttctttAGTCTATAAACTGATGACATTTTACTGAACCTAAATAAACAGATTTGAAGTCATTTAAAAGTTTTAGAATTTAAGTGCCATGTTTTCAGGATTATATTCAGCTTGAAACAACACAttattaactaataaaaaaagctaataaataaataaattatatatatatatatatatatatatatatatatatatatatatatatatatatatatatatatatatatatgtatatatatatatattttatatatatatttttttttttattattttaaatttggaagaaattttatcagacctttatagaataaaataataaatataaattcaacacaaacaaatccCCAATAAATCCAGActttttacaatatgtaaaataaatatatatgaaaaaaataaattaaaataaaaaaaaattattaaaaaaattaattaaataaaaaaagagatatttttcaaataaaaaagtgtgtgtgtgtatatgtgtatatatatttgtatatgtgtatatatatttgtatatatgtatatatatatatatatatatatatatatatatatatatatatatatatatatatatatagtattattattattatttattttctatttgaaAGAAATCttatcagacctttatagaatgaaataataaatataaacattcaaTGCAAACAAATTCCTAATAAATCCAGACCgagaattatattataaattccccatatatattaaatatatatatatgtatgtatatatatatctgatataTAACTATATAGTCAAATGCAAAAGAATTcctaataaatccagagaaatataTTAATTGCCCATACATATTTTTCCATAGATGTACAGTGTTGtcctttaataaatatatgtaataaaatattagtcACAAATGATTGAAGACTCaggataaaatcaataaaatctcCTTTTATCATCCATTTGAAACCGTTACAGaccttttacattcacaaacagcaaTATTACACACATAATATATGAAAAAGCAGCTTAAAGCCACTTTAAGCTCTCGACCCATAGTCTTCTGCTATGAATCCAATACtgtaatgtgcatttttttttgcttgtttacaaAATGAAGGCTGAATTAATATGCTGTGCGGTAATGGACAGTGGTGCGGTCAATATCACTGAACTCAAACCAATCCCCAAACATTCCTTTAAAAGTCTCGTTCTTCAGAAATCCTCTTGAGTTCAGACTCATTTAGTGTGGTTTTGTGGTTTGTGTGTCAGTGCATGTTGTGTTGCTGTGTTTAAAGATCACCATCTATGGCTGATGAGTGTTCAAACAGCTCCATCTGTCCATTTGTGGAAAGTTTCTGCTGTTCATCGCTCAGTCCTGTGTGTTTGGCAGATCCACAGCTTCAGGTCAGCACTGTTGTGGGGTAAAGCAAATAAGAGGTGTGTATGTTCAAACTTTTTTTGTCTGATTGAATAATGAATTCAAGGTAATGTTTGGAAGAGATCACACACTTTAAGCCCCTAAAGtcaaacatatataaacatttgaagtcagaattattcgccctcctatgaatttttatttttttaatcaaatatttccgaaatgatgtttaacagattagaaatttcctgtaatattttttcttctgaagaaagtcttatttgttttatttcgagtagaataaaagcagttttaaaattttttacaaccattttaaggtcagtattattagcccccttaagcaatatatttttcagattctttacagaacaaatcactgttatgcaatcacttgcctaattacccaaattacctaattaacctaaattagcctttaaatatcactaagCTTAATACTATCACGCGGTCCACATTTCGCGACCTCAAAGTTTTGCAGATTTATTTGTGTGTAATTTcatatgctttatttatttattttttacagcacattgttttctgcatcctgattggctgtagactatTGTCacatgtatgcatcaccatatgaggcataagaataggatgtgtttgGATAAGACTCAGTTTTTTGACAACacttaattattattgttcatttattaatttgctgaaaattaggactgaatttagaaatagttttgaaataagtatttgcgcttaacaaactaaattaaatatgtaggctaatggatgtcttcagtggagtgagtacatCACCGTttggccgaatggaggaggctcgttctttatcctcgcgctgcagatgctctgtttaactatttCCTCGCTAATgaagtgctcagtttttccacttacaaagtccaccatgttaatagcaaatgcaccatggtgtgatgcaactgattcttaaagggaatggaagacgagactctgattggtttgatgCAGGTTTTATGGGTATGCTCAAGACACACCCTTAACTCACgcgaataagcacaaccctgttagaccatgtgccggggcgcagagcatatttttcaatCCTTAAAAGTCTGAATTTGGACATGACCTTAATGCTTAGACTTTGCAGCTaatagttaaaatagagcccagagtCTGCTTTCgatttgtggatcagtgactgcaggattAAGAACATTACGCTGGATGCTAACATTAACCACACAGAAGCTAAAAAGCTTcatgaaccttttgctgacagcgaTGGATGTTTGTGTCTGACAACAGGTTTGGATCTTTGGTTTGATTCTAATGCTGGACTTCTTTTTCTATGAAGGTTTAAACTTTGatagtgtttaaacaagagagaaaagaatGAAATATTAAAGCCTgtctcaaaaaatgtataaagtgtgtagtgcaGGGTTTTACggacttaaaaataataatcgtaaaaaataaagctgactactttgtgGATTTTCACTATTGCGGGTTACTTTTAGAACGTAACTACCGTgaataacgagggaccactgtatcttaaaaaatatctagtaatcaaaataaatattttgtgctgtcatcatggcaaagataaaataaatcagttattagaaatgagttattaaaactattatgtttagaaatgtgttgaaaaaaatgatcTCCAttctctctttaaaaaaataataaatttaattgataaataatgaatctctatatttttatcaataaatATGCAGTAATCAACTGTATCTCTGATAAGTCAAAAAGCAACAAATAAGATGTGATGTTTTTCAGACAGACCGTCTCAAGCTGTGCAGCAGAGTCCCTCTCCGCGGGCCGTCCTGTACACCGGCGAGACACAGACTCGGGCTCTGGAGGGCACGTGGTTGAGGGTGGTGGACAGGCGGTTGGGTGGTAAGTACAGGGTGGATCGCTGGCTGTGTCCTCGCTCCCAAGTGACCCAGTATCCACGAAGCCCGTCGAAACTTCCCTTCCAGCGCAGCTGCACTGTCTCATCGCCCACTGAGGAGAGCTGCAGATCGGACAGAGCCGGCAACACTGAGAGACAAACAGGACAGAGGTCAAACTTCCCGCTTCTTGCTGGGAAACAGAAGGAGGTGAGAGGATGTGGTGGAAAACACTCAGTTCTGTGGTCTGACTGGAAAAAGAGCAATTCTGACTAATGTTCCCGTGACATTCAGCTGCTAATgaattaaaggagacctattatgcccctttttacaagatgtaaaataagtctctgatgtatTTATATGAATGGAtgcattttcaaatttatttttgtaCAATTAAATGTGTATTAATCAGGCGAATAATATTacatgtcttcagtggagtgcgtacaacacttgAGACCTTATCTATGAGAGTAAAGAGAAAGGCTaattggaggaggctcgttctttatcctcgcgctgcagatgctctgtttaactgttttctcgctagtgaagcgatACATTTTTCCACTTAAAAAGTCCACCaagtaaatagcgaatgcgccatggtgtgatgcaactgacttttaaagggaatgggagacgagactctgattggtttaatgcaggttatgctcaaaacaaacCCATAACGCATTAAgcgaataagcacaaccctgttagaccatgcgccagggcgcggagtgtgtttttctgtcctttaaaatagcaaaaagcgAATTCGGACACGACCTTAATGCTTAGACTTTGCAGCTaatagttaaaatagagcccagagtCTGCTTTCGATTTGTGGATGAGTGACTGCAGGATAAAAGAACATTACGCTGGATGCTAACATTATCCTCACAGAAGCTAAAAAGCTTcatgaaccttttgctgacagtGATGAATGTTTGTGTCTGACAACAGCTTTGGATCTTTGGTTTGATTCTAAGGCGAATAATATTAGATGATATAGAGAAACGCATTTAAAGGGGACCTCTTacgcccctttttacaagatgtaaaataagtctctgatgtgccaagagtgtgtatgtgaagcttcaactcaaaatacctcacaaataatgatttataacttgACACTGCCcttttcaggctttgatccaaattgtgtgGTTTTGgtaactgtcgctttaaattcaaatgagattgtaggACCGGGGGGGATACACCTagaagtgtgtatgtgaagttttagctcaaaataaatcacaaataatgttttataatgctTTGAAattgacccttttaggctttgatcttaaTTGCGCAATTTTGGTGACTgacgctttaaattcaaatgagattgtgctcttttcaaaagagggcggagctacaaatgcctgtgtgtcagcatagtggcagattcaaaaacaagactaacatcctatgctaatgagggacagattgtgattaataaatatgaataattataatattagagACTATCTATTTTcactataaaagtgattttttgcataataggtcccctttaaattgagtggtttatttataaactaatttcgagaggatcacctgcttatgattgcttgtggcTGGTCCCGTATTATTCAGTTTATGATCCACtgatcagacgattcctaagtcactataaataccctaggttccatataacagccatcttcgtcccccccttccacccctactcctcctttcttagatgggtggcatggtggctcagtggttagcactgttgcctcatagcaagaacgtcactggttctagtccttaccaagccagccgatgtttctgtgtggagtttacaagtTCTTTCCGTactcacgtgggtttccaccTGGTTCCCCGGTtttcatccaaaaacatgcaacttaagtcaattgactaatccaaatcagcaccatagacatgctcctagtaagtagttatctcttaagagcaatcactatctgttcattagctacaacagcaggggagttctcgaggtctacctgagctcaaactcccctctcaccttgcaaatgggagggagcccctggCTTGCGGAagttatgagctcagggctctctcccgggacagcatgccaaacaagctttataatccaccatcagctaagtgtgaagtcTTGAAACTAAAAAGTGTATTAATGTGAACTCTCCTCACCCTCTTGCGTGCAGACTTTGACTGTCATGGCTCTCTCTTTGCCTGAAGGCTGTTTTGCGCTGACGGTGAGCAGATACTGTGTGTCGGGCTGCAGGTCAGTGATGACAGTGGAGTTGTGTGTGTTGCTGACTCGGAGCACTTGAAGCGGGCCACTGGGTAGAGCCGAGTACTCCAGCTGGTACTCCTGGATGAGCCGTGGCAGAAGTGGAGCCCAGCTGACTCGCACACTGTTAGAGCTCGACTCTGACACCGACACAGAGGACAACAGCTGGATCTGCGGCTCTGGAGGATTCACTGAAATGCAACACAGAGGTGCACAAGCAGGAGAATATGAGCACAGTTACATGTTTgattttaaagtacaaatgaaatcaaaacccAGCATGATGTagctagctcacattgctagttttgtggtgaacaatgcATCTGTGCAAAAAAACAGtcacagcttctggttcatgcggactttaaatttgtttgtttattaagtcAAGGGAATCGTGTATCAATTCATgtaatttaaatgtgatttttatacaatttttattcAACTAATTAATTCTGATGAAAATAACATTATttcattataatcattattatgtcaacaatcatttaataatagtattttttatgATTGTTATCAGTGATAAGAGTTACGGTTGTTATTATATCAATAAATgcttaattaagtaattaattaattaatagcaaAAGTATTAGTATCAGTCAAAAATAATCAAACCGTTtagtataatatttatttgttattattattattattattattattattacacatgttaataatagtaataataataataataataataatgcatttaattttcatttttaattagacTTGCttaattgttaataattaaagGAGTttcaataaatgaatattaaatgcattttaataataataataataatattcataatcataataatgcatttaatatttaaattaataggacccatttcattattaatatcatcAACAACAAGAACATCAATGTATGTGCTCACCATCAACATcaatgcttttttattattattattattattataataataatgaatttagtATTCATAATTTATTAAACTAGTTTAATTGCTAATAATTGAGTCTCAGTAAATATCTAAtggcatttttaaataataacaataacaatgcatttaatattcatatttaattacacttgtttaaatattaattaattgagTCTCATTAAATCaagattaaatgtatttttaaataagaatGATAATAGTGCATACGATAttgatacattatatatatataaagcaagaTTAAGTGCATTTTTATGACAAAATGAAGCATTTAATATTCATATTCAATTAGACTTGTTTAATTGTTAATGCTAAAACGAGTCGCATTAAATcaatattaaatgcatttaaaataataagaataataatgcatttaatatttataattaataagacccatttcattattaattattgggtcttattataataaataattaataattatattaaataattaatatcatCTACAACAATAACATCGGTGCATGTGCTCATTAACATCAAtgcaatttttattaataattattaaatatgcttttaattttcatatttaatgagacttgtttaattattaaaaattaaacgagcctctttaaattaatattaaatgtatttttttaaataataatgataatgataatagtgcatacaatattcatatttaattaggCTTGTTTAGCTGCTAATAATTAAATGAGTCTCAATAAATCAAGATAAAGTgcatttttatgaaaaaataaggaatttaatatttatatttagtgaAACCTGTTTAATTCTTAATTACATGAAtctcattaaataaatattaaacacattttttaaataataataataataataatgaacttattaatcatatttaattaGACTTGTTTAATTGTTGATAATTAAACGGGTCACATTAAATCAAtattaaatggatttaaaaaataaatgaataaataataataataataataataataataataatactgcgtttaatatttataattaacaagacccatttcattattaatatcatcAACAATAACATCAGTGCATGTGCTCATTAACATCaatgcatttttaattaataattataataataatacatttaatattcatatatttaacttgtttaattgttaatagtcttaataaataaatattaaatgcattttaaataataatgcatttaatattcatatttaattagtctcgtttaattgttaataattaaataagtctcattaaatcaatattaaatgcatcttaaataataataacaagagtAATAACAATGCATATAATCTTCATATTTAATTAGATCATTAACATCTATGCATtttttaataactataataatgcatttcagattcatatttaattatgtttgttaaattgttaagaattgagtgttaataaataattattgaatgcatttataaataataataataataataatatgcatttaatattaatatttaattagaattgtttaactttaaataattaaatgagtctcattgaatcaatattaaatgcattttatgaAAAATTAAGGCATTaaacattcacatttatttagACTTAATTCTTGATAATTATAAcagtttcaataaataaatattaaatggatttttaataataataataatagtgatgatgatgcatttaatatttataatttataagacCCATTTCATTATCAATATCATCAACAACAATAGCATCAATACATGTGCTCATCATCAgcattaatgcatttttattaatcattttaataatactgAATTTAATTTTCATACTTAATCAGAatttttaattatgaatatttaaacgAGTCTcattaaatgaatattaaatgcatttttttaaataataatgataataataataatgcatataatATTCATACTGTATTAAGTCAGGCTTGTTTAGCTGTTGTTATTTAAAAGAGTGCCAATAAATCAAGATTAAATGCATTTGTATGAAAAAATAAGGcatttaatattcatatttatttagactttattaattttttttaatattaaaatttttattattagactttactaattgttaataaataaataaataatttaaataaaactaataattaatacaaaaataacaattagtctcacaaattaatattaaatgcatttttttaaataatgataataataatgcatgttatatttatatttagtaagACTTTTCAATTGGTAATATTTAAACAAGTctcattaaattaatatttaatgcatttttagataataaaagtatttttaataataataataataataataataatgcatcaaCAACAATAACATTACTGCATGTGTTTTGTTGTGTATGTGCTACTCACCTGTTTGTGTGGTGAAGCTGGTTTGCAGTGTATTGAGCACCTGCTGGTTGTTTTTGGGTGTGAGTGTGACAGTGTATGTGGTGTCGGGACGCAGGCCGGTCAACTGGGCAGAGCTGGAGTCTGCGGGTCTCGTGATCCTCTGAAATGACCCAGGGTCTGTGCTTGCACCGCCGGGGACTCCGGGGATCTGTCCTGTCCTCATGGGGCCGAATTTAATGTCGTAATATCCAGAGCCGGAGCCGGACAGCACAGGCCTCCATTCCAGCTGAGCTGAGGTGGAGGAGACCGACTTCACCTGCAGTCTCTCAGCGCGGATGATCTCTGCATTTCAGGAGACACAAGTTAGCAGAAATGAaggttactttttattattaaatactgaATTTGTCTCTCAGCACAGATGATCTCTGGCTTTCAGAAGacagaaaatacagaaatgataAAGACATGATGTCAGACATTTACAGTATACAAAATCAAAACACCACCTGGTAAGAATGACGCTGTCTTAGATGTTTAAGTTTGTGTCtggaataattaattttattattatatatttgaattcaagtaaatggtaaataataataataataataaatagtaaattattttgCAAAGTATTAATAAGTATATACTGATaaaatactttaatttattttacaaaggttcatttaaaagcaaataacagtcataataattattaaattatatgaatgaatacaaaagtaacaaatttaaaaatctacttaaaatctaattaattcaaaaaccttattataattaatatggtttatttaattctttaataataatttattataattatacttaaactaaaatataataggTCATTTTAAAGCAAATAATGGTCATAACTATTAAGGtaatatgaatgaattaataacaaattaaatatttaattaatctaattaagtCTAAAACCTTATTATAACTAATATGGTTTATTTAATCTCTTATAATTATACTTATGTATtacttaaactaaaatgttaagGGTTGCAAATAATCgtcttattaattattaaaaatgatgtgaatgaataaattaatacttaaaaatgtcatatttaaataaaatctaatctTAAGGTCTAAaacattattatgattaatatggTTTGTTTAGTtccttaatattaattaattataattatacttaCAAATGTCATATTTGATTAAAATCTAATTAAGTCTAAAACTTTATCATAATTAACatggtttatttatttccttatgGTTTAATTATACTTCTATATTacttaaactaaaatattaaggGTCGTTTTAAAGcaaataatcatcataataatgataaaaaattatatgaattaataaataacaaatgtaataattaaattctAATATTAGTCTAAAACTTTATTATGATTAATatggtttatttaattcattaataataatttataataattatacattaataaaacacaaatattaaGGATAATTTTAAAGCACATATTAGtcataacaattattattaacaataatataactaaataaataacaattgtaacatttatttaatctaattaagTCTAAAACCTTATTATAAcgaatatgatttatttatttccttataATTATACTTATGAATTacttaaactaaaatattaaggGACGTTTTAAAGCAAATAAGTCATAATAATGACTAAAAATgatatgaattaataaattaataaataacaaatgtaatatttatttaaaattttatcttAAAGTCTAAaactttattataattaatatggtttaattcattaataataatttattataattatacttaATCATAcattaattaaacacaaatatttaagatcgttttaaagaaaatattagtcttaacaattattaaaaattataaatgaataaataacaattgtaatatttaattaatctaattaagtCTAAAACTGTATCATAACAAATATGGTTTATTTATTGCCGAATTATTGCCTTATTTAATacttaaactaaaatattaagggtcgttttaaagcaaataatagtctaataatgataaaaaaaattatatgaattcataaataacaaattaaattaatatctaATCTTAGTCTAAAACTTTCATTATggttaatatgatttatttaattttattctcatttaatttaattctttataattataattatacttaATTATGTATTACTTTAACATATTAGgctcataaaatgtattttctctataagaaaaaaaaatatatatatatactgaatttctgttgttttcagaaTAACCTCTGCAATTGATTATCAAGAAAGTGAAAGCAGAGATGGCAGAAATTAAATTAGACCCTAAATCCACCCTTAGAACgacccagcagcagcagcagcacctgGTCTGAGTTACTGCGTGCCATCAATGCGTTTGTTTATGTAAGTGTCTGGAAGTTGCACATATGTAACTccttatatatgtgtgtgaaggaACGGCCACTAATAATAACCGCGTCTAGAGCTGCGGGCACCCTGCTGGGGGTCGAAAAGGGTCCTAAAtaatttgtgtatataaataaccCTCATCTCTCATTACAGTGTCTGCCTGTTTCCTCCTGGCTCTTCTTTTCTTTGGATCCGTCTCAGGCTATTTGTGTCTATTAGAGATTGGAGATATGAGATTCACACCCACATCAGATCACAATCCGCATTTAGAAAACACACTCACTAGACTGAGTGCGTTTCTATTTGATTTACATGCACTTCAGATTAAATGCAAGGGTTTTTCAATGCAACTTTTGAGACTGCACTTTattaatgtgtgtgcgtgcgttaaagaaagttttcTTTAAAAGGGACCTACTATGTGACTAACTATCACTTTTATAGGGGGTTTAAGCAGAGTTGTGTGGCATCAGTATGTAAATATAGCCAGGCTATAAaggtaaaaatatattaattctattttttataataacacttgataaaagtctgcagaaacactttgattgacattctcccattGTACTTATCATCTGAGGGGCAAAGctccgccca
The nucleotide sequence above comes from Danio rerio strain Tuebingen ecotype United States chromosome 23, GRCz12tu, whole genome shotgun sequence. Encoded proteins:
- the vwa1 gene encoding von Willebrand factor A domain-containing protein 1 isoform X1 produces the protein MEVRKALTCVFLTVFLCSGDAQDSVTDSVLNCCEGDVLFLLDSSGSVASYEFSRMVDFLSELLLPFSLGPDHVRVGLLQVGTEPHLEFGFDAYSSQQGLQAALERTKQLKGDTNTVEALLMARAQVLRAGVPGGARPDLPRVLVWLTDGVDPGNVQEPMARLRDEGVAVLVVSTGHGNYQVLREVVSPPTEEHLFFVDIDDISIIGEDLRNSIIEIIRAERLQVKSVSSTSAQLEWRPVLSGSGSGYYDIKFGPMRTGQIPGVPGGASTDPGSFQRITRPADSSSAQLTGLRPDTTYTVTLTPKNNQQVLNTLQTSFTTQTVNPPEPQIQLLSSVSVSESSSNSVRVSWAPLLPRLIQEYQLEYSALPSGPLQVLRVSNTHNSTVITDLQPDTQYLLTVSAKQPSGKERAMTVKVCTQEVLPALSDLQLSSVGDETVQLRWKGSFDGLRGYWVTWERGHSQRSTLYLPPNRLSTTLNHVPSRARVCVSPVYRTARGEGLCCTA
- the vwa1 gene encoding von Willebrand factor A domain-containing protein 1 precursor (The RefSeq protein has 4 substitutions compared to this genomic sequence); protein product: MEVRKALTCVFLTVFLCSGDAQDSVTDSVLNCCEGDVLFLLDSSGSVASYEFSRMVDFLSELLLPFSLGPDHVRVGLLQVGTEPHLEFGFDAYSSQQGLQAALERTKQLKGDTNTVEALLMARAQVLRVGVPGGARPDLPRVLVWLTDGVDPGNVQEPMARLRDEGVAVLVVSTGHGNYQVLREVVSPPTEEHLFFVDIDDISIIGEDLRNSIIEIIRAERLQVKSVSSTSAQLEWRPVLSGSGSGYYDIKFGPMRTGQIPGVPGGASTDPGSFQRITRPADSSSAQLTGLRPDTTYTVTLTPKNNQQVLNTLQTSFTTQTVNPPEPQIQLLSSLSVSESSSNSVRVSWAPLLPRLIQEYQLEYSALPSGPLRVLRVSNTHNSTVITDLQPDTQYLLTVSAKQTSGKERAMTVKVCTQEVLPALSDLQLSSVGDETVQLRWKGSFDGLRGYWVTWERGHSQRSTLYLPPNRLSTTLNHVPSRARVCVSPVYRTARGEGLCCTA